A section of the Lutra lutra chromosome 3, mLutLut1.2, whole genome shotgun sequence genome encodes:
- the LOC125095283 gene encoding 5-hydroxytryptamine receptor 5B, with the protein MEAANLSVAATGVALPLGSEACSMGPSPSGVVGWTTAGDSALPGREPPFSVFTVLVVTLLVLLIAATFLWNLLVLVTILRVRAFHRVPHNLVASTAVSDVLVAALVMPLSLVSELSAGRRWRLGRSLCHVWISFDVLCCTASIWNVAAIALDRYWTITRHLQYTLRTRRRASALMIALTWALSALIALAPLLFGWGEAYDAPRQRCQVSQEPSYAVFSTCGAFYLPLGVVLFVYWKIYKAAKFRFGRRRRAVLPLPAPVQVKEAPHQAEMVFTARRPVVAFQMSGDSWREQKEKRAAVMVGILIGVFVLCWIPFFLAELISPLCACSLPPIWKSIFLWLGYSNSFFNPLIYTAFNKNYNNAFRSLFSKQR; encoded by the exons ATGGAAGCCGCTAACCTCTCGGTGGCCGCCACCGGCGTCGCCCTTCCCCTGGGCTCCGAAGCCTGCAGCATGGGCCCGAGCCCCAGCGGGGTAGTCGGATGGACGACCGCGGGCGATTCCGCCCTGCCGGGCCGCGAGCCGCCTTTCTCCGTCTTCACGGTGCTGGTGGTGACGCTGCTGGTGCTGCTGATCGCGGCCACTTTCCTGTGGAACCTGCTGGTTCTGGTCACCATTCTGCGCGTCCGCGCCTTCCATCGTGTGCCGCACAATTTGGTGGCCTCGACGGCCGTGTCAGACGTGCTCGTGGCGGCGCTGGTGATGCCCCTGAGCCTGGTGAGCGAGTTATCGGCCGGGCGACGCTGGCGGTTGGGCCGGAGCCTGTGCCACGTGTGGATCTCCTTCGACGTGTTGTGTTGCACCGCCAGCATCTGGAACGTGGCGGCCATCGCCCTGGACCGCTACTGGACCATCACGCGCCACCTGCAGTACACGCTGCGCACCCGCCGCCGCGCCTCGGCACTCATGATCGCGCTCACCTGGGCGCTCTCGGCGCTCATCGCCCTAGCGCCGCTGCTCTTCGGCTGGGGTGAGGCGTACGATGCTCCGCGCCAGCGCTGCCAGGTGAGCCAGGAGCCCTCCTACGCCGTCTTCTCCACCTGCGGCGCCTTCTACCTGCCGCTCGGCGTGGTGCTGTTCGTCTACTGGAAGATCTACAAGGCGGCCAAGTTTCGTttcggccgccgccgccgggccGTGCTGCCGCTGCCCGCCCCCGTGCAG GTGAAGGAGGCCCCTCACCAGGCGGAGATGGTGTTCACGGCGCGGCGCCCGGTGGTGGCCTTTCAGATGAGCGGGGACTCGTGgcgggagcagaaggagaagcgggcCGCCGTGATGGTGGGCATTCTCATCGGCGTGTTTGTACTGTGCTGGATCCCCTTCTTCCTGGCGGAGCTCATCAGCCCCCTCTGTGCCTGCAGCCTGCCCCCGATCTGGAAAAGCATATTCTTGTGGCTTGGCTACTCCAATTCTTTCTTTAACCCCCTGATTTACACAGCGTTTAACAAGAACTACAACAACGCCTTCAGGAGCCTCTTCAGCAAGCAGAGATAA